The nucleotide window CGCAGCCCCTCAAAGTGGATGCAGTTGTCCCAGAGCGTGCGTTTGTGGGTTCCGAAGTCGGCAGGGAGCAGCAGTTGCTTGTACCCCGCGGCATTGACCCCGTGTCCTGCGAAGTAGAAGAAGCTCGTGTTCTCTTTGGCCGTGCCGCACCGCGTATCCCAGCGCAACGCGGCGGCCTTGATCGCGGCCATGGTGGCCTTCTCGGCGGCGACCATCGTGCCGTCGGGGCGTGCCACGTCACCCGCGTCGGAGAGCAGCAGCTCGACCGAGCCAAGCGGGCACTCGGGGTTCGTGTAGCTCTCCACGAGCCACTGCGCGATGCGGATCGCCGAGAGGCGGCTGGTGGTGAGTTGGCTCAGGTCGGTGAGGATCGGGGCCAGCGTACCAGTGCCGTCCTCAAGATGGTCGTAGGTGCCGACGCCGATCACGAGCGCGTGCAGTCGCCCAGGAGGCGACGCGGCGTCGCCAGCAGGGTTAGCAGCAAGCCCGTCGTCGGCGGACCAGTAGAGGCTCATGGCAGCAGGCGTTTAGGCGAGTTCGTCGATGCGAGCACGCAGGCGCGTGTAGAAGCGGTTTTGCTTGAAGTAGGCCCCGTGCGCCTTGATCACGTAGGTGCCGGTGTCGTAGCGCGCGTCTATGTCCACTCCGTCGAACACCCGCTCGGCTGCGTAGGCGAAGACATCGACCTCGTCGTAGATGTTGATCCAGCGCCGGATGTTGTCTGGGCGCGGCGCCTTGTCGGGGTGCCTGATGCGTTTGTCGCTGGAGCGGAAGCGCTTCATCTCCTCGAAGTGCGCGACCTGCGAGCCGACCGAGACGAAGAGGTCCACCTGCAGATCCGGGCGGAAGTGGCTCAGGAGATCAAAGGTGACAACGCCGCCGAGGCTGTGGCCCACAACGATGAGGGGCTCGTCGGCAGGGCTTGCCGCGCGGGCCTCGGCGAAGGTCGCGAGGATGCGCTTCGGGATCGCGCCGGGGTGCTGCGCATCGCCGCGCTCGTGCAGGTAGACGAAGACATCGCCGAAGAAGCGCCCAAGCGTGGCGTTGAGCGAGGTCCGTGAGGCCGCAAGCAGCTTCGTGGAGAGAAGGTCCCCGGCGTTGTCCGTCAGCCGCTCGGCGAGCTTGAGCACCGCCGCCTTCAGCCGAGACGACCCGCGCCGGATCTTCCTGAAGAGGCCGCCGAGGCCCCCCATCGACTGGATGCCGTCGCTGGTGCCGAGCTCGCGCTGGAGCTTGCTCAGAAACTGGCTGTCCGTCTCCAGAGCGGCTACCCAGTCGGGGGCGGGGTGGGCATCGGCATAGGTGGAGGCCTCAAGCACGAACGCCGCCGTGGCGGCCTCGTCGCCTTCCTCGGTGCGCTCAAGCGCCAGGAAGACCAGCAGGTCGACGGCCGCACCAAAGTCTTCCTTCGCCAACTGCACGAGCGGCTCGTCCCCAATCGGTCCATCGAGCGCATCGCGGATGTGGGCCGCGAGCGGTTCTAGCGTGAGGTCGCCGGCCGACCCGAGCGCCTGCATCTCGCCCTGCGGAAGCGAGGCCATGTTCCAGGCAAACGTGGTCGCGAGGTCGCCCCAGTAGGGGAACCACACCGATGGCTCGGTGGGCAGGGCGTTTCCGTCGATGACGGCACCCGCCAGGTGCTTGTGGAAAAACGCCTCCGTGGTGAGTGTGCCAGCCTTGTAGGCGGCGCTTTCACGGACGTTGACGCCGTGGACGAAGACAATGGGCATGGCAGGCACGGACAAGGTTGGATGAGTAAAGCGCTTTGACAAAAGTACATAACGTGTCGCCGGAAGATCAAAGGGCGCTGGGCAGCCACGGCCCCGCATGAACGGCGCGCGGACAGGGAGACCGGATCGTGTGAAGACGGCTCACGCGCCTATCCCAGCGCTCGCGATTGCGTACGTGCAAGCGTCGGTTGTCCTACCAGATTCCGCTGTCTCATCAGTTTGCCCAGTGCCATGCACGCGCTCCTCGCCCGGTATCCCGCACTCGACCGATTCGACCGGCGCCTCTCCGCCCTGCTGGGCCACGTCGGCATCGCGGCGCTGCGCATCGCCGCCGCGCTCGTGTTTATCTGGTTCGGCGGGCTCAAGCTGGTCGAGGGCCTCAGCCCTGCCGAGGACCTCGTCAAAGCGACCGTCTATTGGGTCAACCCCGACGTCTTCTTCCCCATCCTCGGCGTGTGGGAGGTGCTGATCGGCGTCGGGCTGCTGTGGCGGCCGTTGGTGCGCGGCGCGCTGTTCCTGCTCGCGCTTCAGATGCCGGGCACGTTCCTGCCGCTCGTACTGCTGCCCGAGGTCTGCTTCACCGCGTTCCCGTTCGGCCTCACGATGGAGGGGCAGTACATCGTCAAGAACCTGGTCATCATCGCGGCGGCGCTCGTCGTGGGCAGCACCGTGCGGGCCCGGAGCACGCCTGAGCAGCGGCTCTGAGCGAGCGTGCTGCGGTCCCTGCGCGATGGCGGGCGCTACTCGATGATGTCGAGGAGCGTCACGACGAATGTCAGCGTCGAGTTGGCCGGGATGAGGACGTTGTTCTGGCTGTCCAGCACGGGGTTGGCGCCATAGCCTTGCTCGGGGGGCACGACGATGGTCTTCGTCTCGCCGACTTCCATGCCGACCACGCCGTCGCGGAAGCCGGGAATGGTGCGTGCCAACTCGAACGCGGCGCTGTTGCTCTGGTCGAAGACGGTGCCGTCCTCCAGGCTCCCCACATAGGACACGACGACGAAGCTGTTCGCGGCTGCGATCGTGATCTCCACATCGTCGGACTCGCTGGAGTCGCAGGCGGGAAGCGTGAGCAGGAGGAGGGGCAGGACGAGTAGGAGGCGGCGCATGGCAGACAGTGCTGAGTGGTGGTGCAGCCGAAAGATCGCGCCGACGGCCGGGCTCGTCTAGGGAGAATGGGTGCACCGGATCGTTTGCCAACTCGTTTCGTTCACAACCGGCTATCCATGATCCACGCGCCTGCTGTCATGTCCGACACGCTCACCACCATCCTGATCACCGTCAACGGCGAGGCGCGCACGGTGCCCGCTGGCCTGACCGTCGCGGACCTGCTCGACCACCTAGGCGTGGGCGCGGAGGCGCGCGGCGTGGCCGTGGCGCTGGGCGATGCGATCGTGCGCCGCAGCCTGTGGGCCGAGACGCCGGTCGAGGGCGGCGCTCGCGTCGAGGTCATCACCGCCACCGCCGGAGGCTGACGATGCAAGCACCCCAGAACCCGCACGGGGGAGACGCCCTCGTGGTCGGCAGCACGACGCTCACCTCGCGGGTCCTCGTCGGCACGAGCCGCTACCCGAGCCTCCAGACGGTGCTCGATGCCCTCGACGCCTCCGGCACCGAACTCGCCACCGTCTCGATCCGGCGC belongs to Bacteroidota bacterium and includes:
- a CDS encoding FKBP-type peptidyl-prolyl cis-trans isomerase, yielding MRRLLLVLPLLLLTLPACDSSESDDVEITIAAANSFVVVSYVGSLEDGTVFDQSNSAAFELARTIPGFRDGVVGMEVGETKTIVVPPEQGYGANPVLDSQNNVLIPANSTLTFVVTLLDIIE
- the thiS gene encoding sulfur carrier protein ThiS; the encoded protein is MSDTLTTILITVNGEARTVPAGLTVADLLDHLGVGAEARGVAVALGDAIVRRSLWAETPVEGGARVEVITATAGG